The proteins below come from a single Heliangelus exortis chromosome 31, bHelExo1.hap1, whole genome shotgun sequence genomic window:
- the BCDIN3D gene encoding RNA 5'-monophosphate methyltransferase: MAAPMSEGSGAAPYGNFPNYSRFHPPEGRVRLLPPGLLRTLFPAAARPLLGLDVGCNSGELSVALYKHLLGLQESQGNPDQPGKDLNLLCCDIDPVLIQRAQQCSPFPGSISFAHLDIMDRRARELFLGSHLRRFGRSSFDIGFCMSVTMWIHLNHGDRGLREFLSFLSSLCRYLLLEPQPWKCYRAAARRLRRLGRSDFDHFRSLGISGDMVQRITQILTEDCAMELVCCFGSTSWDRRLLLFKSNGEGRECSGEEQ, translated from the exons ATGGCGGCGCCCATGAGTGAGGGGTCTGGAGCTGCTCCCTACGGGAATTTCCCAAATTATTCCCGCTTCCACCCGCCCGAGGGACGAGTCAGGCTCCTGCCTCCAGGGCTCCTGCGGACTTTGTTCCCCGCGGCCGCCCGCCCGCTGCTGGGGCTCGATGTGGGCTGCAACTCGGGG gagCTCAGCGTGGCCCTGTACAAACACCTGCTGGGGCTTCAGGAGAGCCAGGGCAACCCGGACCAACCCGGGAAGGATCTGAACCTCCTGTGCTGTGACATTGACCCCGTGCTGATCCAGAGGGCTCAGCAgtgcagccccttccctggcTCCATATCCTTTGCCCACTTGGACATCATGGACCGCAGGGCCCGGGAGCTTTTCCTCGGCTCCCACCTGCGCCGCTTCGGCCGCTCCTCCTTCGACATCGGGTTCTGCATGTCCGTGACCATGTGGATCCACCTGAACCATGGGGACAGAGGGCTGAGGGAGTTCCtgtccttcctctcctccctctgcagGTACCTCCTGCTGGAACCTCAGCCCTGGAAGTGCTACAGAGCGGCCGCGCGGCGCCTGCGCAGGTTGGGCCGCAGCGACTTCGATCACTTCCGCTCCCTGGGGATCAGTGGGGACATGGTGCAGAGGATAACCCAGATCCTGACAGAGGATTGTGCCATGGAGCTGGTGTGCTGCTTTGGGAGCACCAGCTGGGACAGGAGGctcttgctttttaaatcaaACGGCGAGGGCAGGGAGTGCTCAGGAGAGGAGCAGTGA